TTGGAGAACAATCTGGCCCCGACAGACCAGTTATTCTATTACCACCTGCGGGGATGGTTCAAAATACCTAATAAGATCTTGTGGAGGTAAAAACCTCACCCGGGTTGAGGGATACTATCCTCACCCAGGCAAGGTCAGGCTTAAGAAAGGAGGGAAATAAGAGTCTGTACCGCGCCGGGGTATCATTTACCTCGAGCAATATCTTCGTGCAGTTCATAGACCCGAGTTAATTTTAACTATGAGCGGTGAACCGCTTGTCTATTTAATTACCCGCCCCTGTTAGCCAGCCTCGCGCGGCTTTCTATCGCGTCTATCCCTTCTCTTAAATTCATAATAAAAAGTTTTGAAATAAATTTCACATAATCTGTCCTCAAGACTTGCTGAGGAGCAGTAGTAATAATCAAGGAGGGAAGAAATCTTATGGGTTGGCCGGTGGCATCGACCACACTGCTCTTTTTAGTAGTGGCTGGAGGCTTGGGTCTGCTGGCCGGCTTCTACCTCCGCAAAATTATCCTGGAATCCCGGATCAAATCTGTGGAGAGCCTGGCTAAAAAAATGTTGGACGAGGCCAGGAAAGAGGCCGATGGTATTCGGAAGGAAGCCAGTCTTCAGGCAAAAGACCAGCTTTACCAATTAAAAGTTGATTTCGACAAGGAGGCTCGGGAACGTCGACTGGAACTTAATATCTTGGAAAAGCGGCTTCTGCAAAAGGAAGAGCACCTGGAACGCAAAACCGCTACCCTGGACAGCAAAGACTCAGAATTGGCCAAGCGAGAAAAAGCGGTGGCCAAAATCGAGAAGGCGCTCCAGGACCAGGAGAACCGATATCAACAATTAATTCAGGAACAAAAAAACCAGTTGGAGCGGCTGGCCGGCATCAGTTCGGAAGAGGCCCGCAGTCTTTTACTTCAGGCTTTGGAACGGGAAGTGCGCAGCGATGCCGCTCGCCTAGTCAAAAGAATCGAGGCTGAGGCCCGGGAACTGGCGGATAAAAAAGCCAAAGAGATTATTGCCTTGGCCATTAAACGCTATGCCGGTGATTATGTGGCCGAACAGACGGTGTCGGTGGTGAATCTGCCCAATGAGGAAATGAAAGGACGCATCATCGGTCGGGAAGGCCGCAATATCCGGGCTATCGAAGCTGCCACTGGCATTGACGTTATCATTGACGATACCCCGGAGGCGGTAATCCTCTCGGGGTTCAACCCGGTCCGTCGGGAAGTAGCCCGTCTGTCTTTAGAACGACTGATTTTTGATGGTCGCATCCATCCTGCCCGCATTGAAGAAATCGTCGAAAAGGTAACCCAGGAGATGGAGGTCAATGTGCGGGAAGCCGGGGAGGAAGCGGCTTTCGACGTCGGGGTGCACGGTCTTCATCCGGAATTGATCAAATTACTGGGTAAATTGAAATATCGCACCAGTTTTGCTCAAAATGTCCTGCAGCATTCCAAGGAGGTGGCCTTTCTGTGCGGCATCATGGCCGCCGAACTGGGAGTTAATGTCAAGCAGGCCAAACGGGCCGGACTGCTGCATGATGTGGGAAAGGCGGTGGATCATGAAATCGAAGGGCCACATGCCCTGATTGGGGCCGAACTGGCGAAACGCTATGGCGAATCTGCCAAGGTGGTGCACGCCATCGCCGCTCACCACGAGGATACCCCTCCCGAAAGTCTGTTGGCTGTCTTGGTGCAGGCCGCCGACACTCTGTCCGGGGCCCGTCCTGGAGCACGGCGGGAAATGTTAGAGTCTTATGTCAAGCGCCTGGAGGACCTGGAGAAGATCGCCCGGTCGTTTAACGGGGTCAGTAAGACTTATGCCATCCAGGCGGGCCGGGAAGTCCGCCTGATCGTCGACAGCGACCAGCTCAGCGATGAGGAGGCGGTCTTGTTGAGCCGCGAAGTGGCCAAAGAAATCGAGAAGAAGCTGACCTATCCCGGCCAGATCAAGGTCACGGTCATCCGCGAGACCCGGGCCGTGGAATATGCCCGTTAAGGAGTTTTTGATTGTTAGTTTTGGTTATTTCCTTTAAAACTTTGAACTAAAAACTTTAAACTGAGCCGTGCCCTTTTATGAAAATCTTTTTTATCGGCGATATCATGGGAGCGCCGGG
This genomic window from Deltaproteobacteria bacterium contains:
- the rny gene encoding ribonuclease Y gives rise to the protein MGWPVASTTLLFLVVAGGLGLLAGFYLRKIILESRIKSVESLAKKMLDEARKEADGIRKEASLQAKDQLYQLKVDFDKEARERRLELNILEKRLLQKEEHLERKTATLDSKDSELAKREKAVAKIEKALQDQENRYQQLIQEQKNQLERLAGISSEEARSLLLQALEREVRSDAARLVKRIEAEARELADKKAKEIIALAIKRYAGDYVAEQTVSVVNLPNEEMKGRIIGREGRNIRAIEAATGIDVIIDDTPEAVILSGFNPVRREVARLSLERLIFDGRIHPARIEEIVEKVTQEMEVNVREAGEEAAFDVGVHGLHPELIKLLGKLKYRTSFAQNVLQHSKEVAFLCGIMAAELGVNVKQAKRAGLLHDVGKAVDHEIEGPHALIGAELAKRYGESAKVVHAIAAHHEDTPPESLLAVLVQAADTLSGARPGARREMLESYVKRLEDLEKIARSFNGVSKTYAIQAGREVRLIVDSDQLSDEEAVLLSREVAKEIEKKLTYPGQIKVTVIRETRAVEYAR